One window of Microcoleus vaginatus PCC 9802 genomic DNA carries:
- a CDS encoding polyribonucleotide nucleotidyltransferase, producing MVEIDKSISFDGRDIRLKIGLLAPQAGGAVLIQSGDTAVLVTATRSQGREGIDFLPLLVDYEERLYAGGKIPGGFLRREGRPPEKVTLTGRLIDRPLRPLFPSWLRDDIQVVATTVSMDEQVPPDVLAVTGASVAILLAKMPFYGPMAAVRVGLVGDDFIINPTYSEIREGELDLVVAGSPDGVIMVEAGANQLPEQDIIEAIDFGYEAACDLIQAQREIMAELGIDLVVEERPSLDSALENFIRDRAEAPIRFILSKFEQDKNQRNAALDEVKANEVESAIAELSEEDPVKLAATANSKAIGNVFKDVTKKIMRQQILDDGVRVDGRKLDEVRQVSCRVGVLPSRVHGSGLFNRGLTQVLSAATLGTPGDAQDLGDDLHPQQDKRYLHHYNFPPFSVGETKPMRSPGRREIGHGALAERALLPVLPSKEDFPYVIRVVSEVLSSDGSTSMGSVCASTLALMDAGVPLSQPVSGAAMGLIKEGDEVRILTDIQAIEDFLGDMDFKVAGTDTGITALQMDMKIKGLPLDVIANAIRQAKPARLQILERMLATIDTPRKEMSPFAPRLLTLKIDPEFIGLVIGPGGKTIKAITEETGVKIDIEDDGTVTIAGNDSEKAQRAYNIVQGMTRKLNAGDVYVGRVTRIIPIGAFVEILPGKEGMIHISQLADYRVGKVEDELAVNDEVIVKVREIDNKGRINLTRLNIHPDEAVAAREALNK from the coding sequence ATGGTAGAGATAGACAAGTCAATATCCTTCGATGGACGGGATATTAGACTGAAGATTGGTTTACTAGCGCCTCAAGCAGGCGGTGCAGTTTTGATTCAGTCGGGTGACACGGCGGTTTTAGTGACAGCGACTCGATCGCAGGGGAGAGAAGGAATTGATTTCCTGCCCCTGTTGGTGGATTACGAAGAGAGACTGTACGCTGGCGGTAAAATTCCCGGTGGATTTTTGCGACGGGAAGGGCGTCCCCCAGAAAAAGTGACTTTGACTGGTCGTTTGATCGATCGACCGCTGCGCCCGCTATTTCCAAGCTGGCTGCGAGATGACATCCAAGTTGTAGCCACAACGGTTTCGATGGACGAACAAGTGCCACCGGACGTTTTGGCGGTGACGGGGGCTTCGGTGGCGATACTGCTGGCGAAAATGCCGTTTTACGGGCCGATGGCGGCGGTGCGAGTCGGTTTGGTAGGGGACGATTTCATCATCAACCCAACCTACAGCGAAATCAGAGAAGGCGAGTTGGATCTCGTGGTAGCTGGTTCTCCTGACGGAGTAATCATGGTAGAAGCCGGCGCTAACCAATTGCCGGAACAGGATATCATCGAGGCGATCGACTTCGGCTATGAAGCAGCCTGTGACTTGATTCAAGCCCAGCGCGAAATTATGGCGGAATTGGGGATCGATTTGGTGGTAGAAGAACGGCCATCCCTAGACTCTGCCCTGGAAAACTTTATTCGCGATCGCGCTGAAGCCCCAATCCGCTTTATTTTGTCTAAATTTGAACAAGACAAAAACCAGCGGAATGCAGCTTTGGACGAAGTTAAGGCAAATGAAGTCGAATCTGCGATCGCCGAACTCTCGGAAGAGGACCCGGTAAAACTAGCAGCCACCGCCAACAGCAAGGCGATCGGCAACGTTTTCAAAGACGTTACCAAAAAAATCATGCGCCAGCAAATCCTCGATGATGGCGTCCGTGTAGACGGTCGCAAGCTAGACGAGGTGCGACAAGTTTCTTGTCGCGTAGGCGTGCTGCCGTCGCGAGTACACGGCAGTGGGTTGTTTAATCGCGGGTTGACTCAAGTCTTGTCCGCAGCTACCCTGGGAACCCCAGGCGACGCCCAAGACTTAGGAGACGACTTGCACCCGCAGCAAGACAAACGCTACCTCCACCACTACAATTTCCCGCCGTTTTCGGTAGGAGAAACCAAGCCGATGCGATCGCCCGGACGCCGAGAAATCGGTCACGGAGCCCTCGCAGAACGCGCTTTGCTGCCGGTTTTGCCATCCAAAGAAGATTTCCCCTACGTGATTCGCGTAGTTTCAGAAGTCCTTTCTTCCGACGGTTCGACCTCAATGGGTTCAGTTTGCGCCTCAACGCTAGCATTAATGGATGCAGGCGTTCCCCTTTCCCAACCCGTCAGCGGCGCGGCAATGGGCTTAATTAAAGAAGGCGATGAAGTCCGAATTTTGACTGACATTCAGGCAATTGAAGACTTTTTAGGCGATATGGACTTCAAAGTAGCTGGTACCGACACCGGCATTACCGCTTTGCAGATGGACATGAAAATCAAAGGTTTGCCCTTAGATGTGATTGCCAATGCCATCCGCCAAGCCAAACCGGCCAGACTGCAAATTTTAGAAAGAATGCTGGCAACCATCGACACTCCCCGCAAGGAAATGTCGCCGTTTGCACCGCGTTTGCTAACCCTGAAAATCGATCCGGAATTTATCGGTTTGGTAATTGGGCCAGGTGGGAAAACGATCAAAGCCATCACCGAAGAAACTGGTGTCAAAATTGACATCGAAGACGACGGAACCGTGACAATTGCTGGCAACGACAGCGAAAAAGCTCAGCGGGCTTACAACATTGTCCAAGGCATGACGCGCAAGTTGAATGCAGGAGACGTGTATGTCGGCCGCGTAACTCGAATTATTCCGATCGGCGCTTTTGTGGAAATTTTGCCCGGAAAAGAAGGCATGATTCACATTTCCCAGTTAGCGGACTACCGCGTTGGCAAAGTGGAAGACGAGTTAGCTGTAAACGATGAAGTGATTGTCAAAGTGCGAGAAATTGACAATAAAGGTCGAATTAATTTGACCCGCTTGAATATTCATCCCGACGAAGCGGTAGCCGCCCGCGAAGCGTTGAATAAATAG
- a CDS encoding helicase, protein MAILHGSWLVENEKSCLFIWGETWRKVGTIDTIQSGRHLPHPLAMTEAEFKTFLNSLQQSGKLDWQLPETAETPPEKSKKTRRSPKTPNAEIPARDSSIQKEIRAIALPTQISEANANLMPQHSAAALEEPAKTEEIYLYPWQVEGFCLNPQAAFVFLQSLPLNSTEPDYFVGSDLRFWSHIARWSLDLLARCKFLPGLEKQSDGSAIAKWQPLLDSSTDTLRLATFVKQMPTACRTYQSKEEGRGKKEEGRGKKEEGRGEKEEGRGEKEEESSQLPLVVDLPMGAEELVLGFLSSIVDSQVRSAGSSTLDIKTVSPVREWLQALQQESGIVQVETAPLENLATKLSAWTAPLQNQLSQQSQFRTCFQLIPPAPGKANWNLNYCLQAADENEFLVDATTVWNNSVERLAYAGRTIELPQETLLSGLGLASKLYPLIEPSLQAQRPQSCQLNPLQAYEFIKSVAWRFADSGLGVVLPPSLTKTDGWASRLGLSIQAETPKVTPAKGGLGLQSLLNFKWELTIGGQRISKAEFDRLTALNSPLVEINGEWVELRAPDVKAAQTFFASRKEQMTLSLEDALRLASGDTQMIEKLPVVNFEATGQLQELLNTLSDNQAVSAIATPATFQGQLRPYQALGAGWLAFLERWGLGACLADDMGLGKCLLPQSLLFVNGFLQKAEKIWEAYAGKTEFDGEGFWSEPNEQLLVNSINQETGKIVQATIRRLYRQQVQEKLRTIKLQDGSSITITRRHKLLGRDGWTNELKVGDYVCVPAKLYWEGKPEDPDLVKFLAWQIAEGYEQRDRAILTITQKDVAVLEELRFTLHRLSNKYGIEINNPAVRNPGKPRAAYLAVCSRSYQSFLESKGYEWGKLSAEKSFPQFIMQANLDTIRIFLKNYFDAEGSVFLNTRNIEISTASPLIIQQLSTLLRRFGIWLRIATKQKRATNGSGIFRTYYIGTFGGNSARIFLQEIGFGYPEKQRKLEQICESACNTNVEGIPASDIVARAVEITKLPLRHLGMHNPVYINGSQEFSHRSLARVVAGMENILNGSAQQEYRQLKPSNWTNQTLEAYANLDTQQLNTIREGLQLFLDQEVFYCRIEEIEDFEYSGWVYDFEVSKHHNFVANNILCHNTIQLITFLLHLQEQDSLEAPTLLVCPTSVLGNWEREVKKFGPTLKVLVHHGDKRAKGKAFAAEIKGKDLIITSYALVFRDAKEFQGIKWQGLVLDEAQNIKNSEAKQSQAVRQIEASFRIALTGTPVENRLQELWSILEFLNPGYLGPRNFFQRRFAIPIEKYGDRESLQTLRSLVRPFILRRLKTDKEIIQDLPEKQEMTVFCGLAAQQAVLYQKIVEESIAELDSAEGIQRRGMILALLVKLKQLCNHPALVKAEAKPKELGIKSQESGKLQRLVEMLEEVLAEGDRALIFTQFAEWGKLLKPHLEQHLGREVLFLYGGIRQQQREEMIDRFQHDPQGPPIMILSLKAGGTGLNLTRATHVFHYDRWWNPAVENQATDRVFRIGQTRNVQVHKFVCTGTLEEKIHDMIESKKALAEQVVSAGENWLTELDTDQLRNLLILDRNAIIENEEE, encoded by the coding sequence ATGGCAATTTTACACGGCAGTTGGCTAGTTGAAAATGAGAAAAGTTGCTTATTTATTTGGGGAGAAACTTGGCGAAAAGTTGGGACTATTGACACCATACAATCGGGGAGGCATTTACCGCATCCCTTAGCAATGACCGAAGCTGAATTTAAGACTTTCCTAAATTCCTTGCAGCAGTCGGGAAAACTGGATTGGCAATTACCGGAAACCGCAGAAACTCCCCCGGAAAAAAGCAAAAAAACTAGGCGCTCACCCAAAACTCCCAACGCAGAAATTCCCGCCCGAGACTCCTCAATTCAAAAGGAAATTCGGGCGATCGCACTTCCCACCCAAATCTCAGAAGCGAACGCAAATCTGATGCCGCAGCACTCAGCAGCAGCACTTGAGGAACCCGCTAAAACCGAGGAAATTTACCTTTATCCCTGGCAAGTGGAGGGTTTTTGTCTTAACCCTCAAGCAGCTTTTGTTTTCTTGCAATCACTACCGCTTAACAGCACGGAACCAGACTATTTTGTCGGATCAGATTTGCGTTTTTGGTCTCATATTGCTAGGTGGAGTTTGGATTTGTTGGCAAGATGCAAATTTTTGCCTGGATTGGAGAAACAGTCCGACGGTTCTGCTATTGCCAAATGGCAACCGTTGTTAGATAGTTCTACAGATACACTCCGCCTCGCCACTTTTGTCAAGCAAATGCCCACGGCTTGCAGAACGTATCAATCGAAGGAAGAAGGAAGAGGGAAGAAGGAAGAAGGAAGAGGGAAGAAGGAAGAAGGAAGAGGGGAAAAAGAAGAAGGAAGAGGGGAAAAGGAAGAAGAATCCAGTCAATTGCCTTTAGTGGTGGATTTGCCGATGGGGGCGGAGGAATTGGTGTTAGGCTTTTTGAGTAGTATTGTAGATAGTCAAGTGCGATCTGCTGGTAGCTCTACTTTAGACATCAAAACAGTTTCTCCTGTGCGCGAGTGGCTGCAAGCTTTGCAGCAGGAATCTGGGATTGTGCAAGTAGAAACAGCACCATTGGAAAACTTGGCAACCAAGCTGAGTGCTTGGACTGCACCCCTGCAAAACCAATTATCTCAACAAAGTCAATTTCGCACTTGCTTTCAACTCATACCACCAGCGCCCGGTAAAGCCAACTGGAATTTAAATTATTGCTTGCAAGCAGCAGATGAAAACGAATTTTTGGTGGACGCGACAACTGTTTGGAACAACTCTGTCGAGCGTTTGGCTTATGCGGGGCGGACAATAGAATTGCCTCAAGAAACTTTGCTGAGCGGCTTGGGTTTAGCCTCGAAACTTTATCCGTTAATTGAACCGAGTTTGCAAGCACAGCGGCCTCAATCTTGCCAATTAAATCCGCTGCAAGCTTACGAGTTTATTAAGTCTGTAGCTTGGCGGTTTGCTGATAGCGGATTGGGCGTAGTTTTGCCGCCGAGTTTGACAAAGACGGATGGTTGGGCGAGTCGTTTGGGTTTGAGCATTCAAGCGGAAACTCCCAAAGTGACTCCGGCGAAAGGTGGGTTGGGATTGCAAAGTCTGCTAAATTTTAAGTGGGAATTGACGATCGGCGGACAGCGTATTTCTAAGGCAGAATTTGACAGATTGACCGCGTTGAATTCGCCTTTGGTGGAAATTAACGGCGAGTGGGTGGAGTTGCGCGCACCGGATGTGAAAGCGGCTCAAACTTTTTTTGCCAGCCGCAAAGAGCAAATGACTCTTTCTTTGGAGGATGCTTTGCGTTTGGCGTCGGGCGATACTCAGATGATCGAAAAATTGCCTGTGGTGAATTTTGAGGCTACGGGTCAGCTTCAGGAATTGTTGAATACTTTGAGCGATAATCAAGCGGTAAGTGCGATCGCAACTCCGGCTACTTTCCAGGGACAATTGCGGCCTTATCAAGCCCTAGGAGCAGGCTGGTTAGCATTTTTAGAACGCTGGGGTTTGGGTGCTTGTCTCGCGGACGATATGGGGCTCGGTAAATGCTTGTTACCACAAAGTTTGCTTTTTGTTAATGGTTTTTTACAAAAAGCTGAAAAAATATGGGAAGCTTATGCCGGAAAAACCGAATTCGACGGTGAGGGCTTTTGGTCTGAACCTAACGAGCAATTACTGGTAAATTCCATAAATCAGGAAACAGGCAAAATTGTACAGGCGACTATTCGACGACTTTACCGGCAGCAAGTGCAAGAAAAGTTGCGAACCATCAAACTACAAGATGGTAGCAGCATCACAATTACCCGCCGCCACAAATTGTTAGGACGCGATGGCTGGACAAATGAGCTCAAGGTTGGAGATTATGTTTGCGTTCCTGCTAAATTGTATTGGGAAGGAAAGCCGGAAGATCCTGATTTGGTCAAGTTTCTGGCTTGGCAGATTGCTGAGGGATATGAGCAGCGCGATCGAGCAATACTCACAATAACGCAGAAAGATGTGGCAGTTCTTGAAGAATTGCGTTTCACACTTCACCGTTTAAGCAACAAGTATGGGATAGAAATAAATAATCCTGCTGTTCGTAATCCCGGTAAGCCAAGAGCAGCATATTTAGCTGTGTGTAGTCGATCGTACCAAAGCTTTCTTGAGTCTAAAGGCTACGAGTGGGGAAAGCTGTCAGCCGAGAAAAGCTTCCCGCAATTCATCATGCAAGCCAATCTTGACACCATACGAATTTTTCTCAAAAACTACTTCGATGCTGAAGGATCTGTCTTTCTTAACACGCGAAATATCGAAATTAGCACCGCTTCGCCTTTAATCATCCAACAACTTTCTACACTGCTGCGGCGCTTTGGAATTTGGCTGCGAATCGCCACTAAGCAGAAACGGGCCACCAATGGCAGCGGGATTTTTCGCACCTATTATATTGGCACTTTCGGCGGTAACTCAGCGCGCATATTTTTGCAGGAAATTGGCTTCGGTTATCCCGAAAAACAGCGTAAATTAGAGCAAATTTGCGAATCGGCTTGCAACACCAATGTTGAGGGAATTCCTGCTTCCGATATCGTCGCTCGTGCAGTGGAAATTACAAAATTACCATTGCGCCATTTGGGAATGCACAACCCCGTTTACATCAACGGTTCTCAGGAGTTTTCCCACAGGAGTCTGGCAAGGGTAGTCGCTGGGATGGAAAATATTTTAAATGGGTCGGCCCAACAAGAATACCGTCAGTTAAAGCCTTCAAACTGGACGAATCAGACTCTAGAAGCTTATGCAAATTTAGACACACAACAGCTAAATACAATCAGAGAAGGCTTACAACTTTTTCTAGACCAAGAAGTATTTTATTGCCGAATAGAGGAAATTGAGGATTTTGAGTACAGCGGGTGGGTTTATGATTTTGAGGTGAGCAAGCATCACAATTTTGTTGCCAATAATATCTTGTGCCACAATACTATTCAGCTAATTACTTTTCTCCTGCATTTACAAGAACAAGATTCTCTAGAAGCGCCAACATTACTGGTTTGTCCGACATCAGTATTGGGCAATTGGGAGCGCGAAGTCAAGAAATTTGGCCCGACGCTAAAAGTGTTAGTTCACCACGGAGACAAGCGCGCTAAAGGCAAAGCATTTGCGGCTGAAATTAAAGGAAAGGATTTAATAATTACCAGTTATGCCCTGGTGTTTCGCGATGCGAAGGAATTTCAAGGCATTAAATGGCAAGGATTAGTTTTAGATGAAGCGCAAAATATTAAAAATTCCGAGGCGAAGCAGTCGCAAGCGGTGCGACAAATCGAGGCATCTTTTAGAATTGCGCTGACAGGAACTCCGGTGGAAAATAGACTGCAAGAATTGTGGTCAATTTTAGAATTTCTGAATCCTGGCTATTTGGGGCCGCGCAATTTCTTTCAGCGCCGATTTGCAATTCCGATCGAGAAATACGGAGATCGAGAATCATTGCAGACTTTGCGATCGCTCGTTCGGCCTTTCATCCTCCGCCGCCTCAAAACTGACAAAGAAATCATCCAAGATTTGCCCGAAAAACAGGAGATGACTGTATTTTGCGGGCTGGCGGCTCAACAGGCGGTATTATATCAGAAAATAGTCGAAGAGTCAATAGCTGAATTAGACTCAGCCGAAGGTATTCAGCGCCGGGGAATGATTCTGGCTTTGCTGGTAAAACTCAAGCAACTTTGCAACCATCCGGCTCTTGTGAAAGCAGAAGCTAAGCCGAAAGAATTGGGGATTAAGAGTCAGGAATCGGGGAAATTGCAGCGGTTGGTGGAAATGTTAGAAGAGGTGCTCGCTGAGGGCGATCGGGCTTTAATTTTTACTCAATTTGCCGAATGGGGAAAACTCCTGAAACCGCATCTAGAACAGCATTTAGGGCGAGAAGTTTTGTTCTTGTACGGAGGAATTCGGCAACAGCAGCGCGAAGAAATGATCGATCGCTTCCAGCACGACCCCCAAGGCCCGCCGATTATGATTTTATCTTTAAAAGCTGGCGGTACAGGTTTGAACTTAACCAGAGCAACCCACGTTTTCCACTATGACAGATGGTGGAATCCCGCAGTAGAAAATCAGGCAACTGACCGCGTATTTCGCATCGGTCAAACTCGCAACGTGCAAGTGCATAAATTTGTCTGCACGGGTACGTTAGAGGAGAAAATACACGATATGATCGAAAGCAAAAAAGCTCTAGCCGAACAAGTAGTCAGCGCCGGCGAAAACTGGCTCACCGAACTCGATACAGACCAACTTCGGAATTTACTAATTCTCGATCGCAATGCTATTATAGAAAACGAAGAAGAATAA
- a CDS encoding HAD family hydrolase — translation MTQVIIFDFDGTLADTIDILLSITNRLSAELGFKSATKEQIAQLSNLTSWQLLQYSGISIFKFPLLIRRLKAELRSEIPNIQLFAGIKEVLLELKKLGFQLGIITSNSRENVLASLETNGVQDTFTFIYSGSTFGKHKVINSWLKTEHINPKQVVYVGDEIRDIEAARKTGIKVIAVAWGFNSQEALAAHNPDFLIKRPQELIEIMSNLWEV, via the coding sequence ATGACCCAAGTAATTATTTTTGATTTTGACGGTACTTTAGCAGATACAATCGATATTCTCCTGAGCATCACCAACCGTTTGTCAGCCGAATTGGGCTTTAAGTCTGCGACCAAAGAGCAAATCGCTCAACTGAGCAATTTAACTTCTTGGCAACTCCTTCAGTATTCTGGCATTTCTATCTTCAAATTCCCGCTGTTGATTAGAAGGTTGAAAGCAGAGTTACGCAGCGAAATTCCCAACATTCAATTATTTGCGGGAATTAAAGAAGTTTTACTGGAGTTAAAAAAACTTGGCTTTCAACTGGGCATTATCACATCTAATTCCCGAGAAAACGTCTTAGCCTCGCTGGAAACAAATGGTGTGCAAGACACTTTCACATTTATTTACTCTGGTTCAACTTTTGGCAAACATAAAGTTATTAATAGCTGGCTAAAAACAGAACATATAAATCCTAAACAAGTCGTTTATGTGGGAGATGAGATTAGAGATATTGAAGCTGCTCGAAAAACAGGAATTAAGGTAATTGCTGTAGCTTGGGGTTTTAATTCTCAGGAGGCTTTGGCTGCACACAATCCCGATTTTTTGATTAAACGCCCCCAGGAATTGATAGAGATTATGAGTAATTTGTGGGAAGTGTAA
- the queG gene encoding tRNA epoxyqueuosine(34) reductase QueG, with protein MKAPISSILVKQKALELGFHKVGIALVDEGTDKDAQRLQAWLNKGYQADMAWMANPKRQDIRAAMPEVKSLICVAINYYTPHQRPGGSEYAKISRYGWGRDYHKILHKKLKVLANWVRSQGEGIEARYYADTGPIQDKMWAQRAGIGWIAKNGNVISREYGSWVFLGEILTNLELASDEPHTEHCGTCTRCIEACPTGAITEPFVVNADRCIAYHTIENRAEKLPDEIGSNLQGWVAGCDICQDVCPWNQRFAKPTDVADFEPYPENIAPTLAELADISDEEWNRRFTASALRRIKPEMLRRNAKANQINP; from the coding sequence ATGAAAGCGCCAATTAGCAGCATTTTGGTTAAGCAAAAAGCCCTTGAACTGGGATTTCACAAGGTTGGGATAGCCTTGGTAGACGAGGGCACTGACAAGGATGCACAAAGGTTGCAGGCATGGTTGAATAAAGGCTATCAGGCGGATATGGCATGGATGGCTAACCCGAAACGTCAGGATATTCGCGCGGCAATGCCAGAGGTTAAGTCCTTAATATGTGTCGCCATCAATTACTACACGCCTCACCAACGCCCGGGCGGTTCCGAATATGCCAAAATCTCTCGCTACGGCTGGGGAAGGGATTATCATAAAATCCTGCACAAAAAACTGAAGGTTTTGGCAAATTGGGTGCGATCGCAAGGCGAGGGAATTGAAGCGCGGTATTATGCTGATACCGGGCCGATTCAAGATAAAATGTGGGCGCAGCGTGCGGGGATTGGGTGGATTGCCAAAAATGGTAATGTAATTTCGCGCGAATACGGTTCTTGGGTGTTTTTGGGAGAAATCTTGACTAATTTGGAGTTAGCGTCCGATGAACCCCATACGGAACATTGCGGTACTTGCACTCGCTGCATTGAGGCGTGTCCGACGGGGGCAATTACTGAGCCTTTTGTGGTGAATGCCGATCGATGTATAGCTTATCACACGATCGAGAATCGAGCCGAAAAATTGCCCGACGAAATTGGATCTAATTTACAAGGTTGGGTAGCAGGTTGCGATATTTGTCAGGATGTTTGTCCTTGGAATCAGCGATTTGCTAAACCAACTGATGTTGCCGACTTTGAGCCTTATCCTGAAAATATAGCGCCGACACTTGCAGAATTAGCCGACATCTCCGACGAAGAATGGAACCGCAGATTTACAGCTTCGGCGCTGCGGCGCATTAAACCAGAAATGTTGCGGCGAAATGCGAAAGCTAATCAAATTAACCCTTAA
- a CDS encoding Red carotenoid-binding protein translates to MAVSIQSAQSIFSNMEIASAVPATTEAFYKLSVEDQLALLWYAYTEMGISITPAAPGVASMALVEGILSEIKQMSPAAQSKTMFDLASNADTTIGRIYTSLRVNTKLGFWYELGQLMKQGLVAPIPAGYQMSPEATTVLETIKKLDPSQQITVLRNTVVNMGYDPAFSQEYGKRSAPRSTPTAPEERVKTKIEGISEQTVLNYIDYMNAFDFTPAIALFAEEGALQPPFQKPIVGREAILNYMREECIGLKMMPQQGVSEPTEDGYRQVKVTGKVETPWFGANVGMNIAWRFLLDPQGQIFFVAIDLLASPKELLNLIRQ, encoded by the coding sequence ATGGCAGTTAGTATTCAATCAGCTCAATCTATTTTCTCCAACATGGAGATTGCTAGCGCTGTTCCGGCTACCACCGAAGCATTTTACAAACTCAGCGTTGAAGACCAACTAGCCTTGCTCTGGTATGCCTACACCGAAATGGGTATTTCCATCACCCCAGCAGCTCCCGGAGTAGCCAGCATGGCGCTTGTTGAAGGCATACTGAGCGAAATCAAGCAAATGTCGCCGGCTGCTCAAAGCAAAACCATGTTTGACCTAGCCAGCAACGCCGACACAACGATCGGGCGGATTTACACTTCCTTGCGCGTCAACACCAAACTCGGTTTCTGGTACGAGTTGGGACAGTTGATGAAACAGGGCCTTGTCGCTCCGATCCCCGCTGGCTATCAAATGTCTCCCGAAGCCACCACAGTTCTAGAAACCATCAAGAAACTAGATCCCAGTCAGCAAATTACCGTACTTCGCAATACCGTAGTTAACATGGGCTATGACCCTGCTTTTAGCCAAGAGTACGGCAAACGCTCAGCCCCCCGCAGCACTCCCACCGCTCCAGAAGAGCGGGTGAAAACCAAAATTGAGGGTATCAGCGAGCAGACTGTCCTCAACTACATCGACTACATGAACGCCTTCGACTTCACCCCAGCCATCGCTTTATTTGCCGAAGAAGGTGCCCTACAACCACCTTTCCAAAAGCCGATCGTCGGTCGCGAAGCTATCCTCAACTATATGCGGGAAGAGTGCATCGGACTGAAAATGATGCCCCAGCAAGGCGTATCGGAACCCACAGAAGATGGCTACCGCCAAGTGAAAGTCACCGGCAAAGTCGAAACTCCCTGGTTCGGAGCGAATGTGGGAATGAACATCGCGTGGCGGTTTTTGTTAGATCCCCAAGGTCAAATTTTCTTTGTGGCGATCGACTTGTTGGCATCTCCTAAGGAATTGCTCAATTTGATCCGCCAATAG
- a CDS encoding nuclear transport factor 2 family protein codes for MTATTQPILTHSIKIPGITMPGILQYFETLNAGDFEATANLFADDGVLHAPFEDPIIGSLLIATYLKKEARGMQLEPEQGVSQILEDGNVEVQVSGRVQTSAFGVNVGWQFLLNSDQKILSVTVKLLASPQELLNLRSQKKLDV; via the coding sequence ATGACCGCAACAACTCAACCTATTTTAACTCACTCTATAAAGATTCCAGGCATCACAATGCCAGGGATACTGCAATATTTTGAAACTTTAAACGCGGGCGATTTTGAAGCGACGGCTAATTTATTTGCCGATGATGGGGTTCTGCACGCGCCGTTTGAAGATCCAATTATCGGCAGCCTCTTGATCGCCACTTATCTCAAAAAAGAAGCACGAGGAATGCAGCTCGAACCCGAGCAAGGTGTCAGCCAAATTTTAGAAGATGGCAATGTAGAAGTTCAGGTAAGCGGCCGGGTGCAAACTTCCGCATTTGGTGTTAATGTCGGATGGCAGTTCTTGCTCAATTCTGACCAAAAAATCCTTTCTGTCACGGTCAAACTGTTAGCTTCTCCCCAAGAATTGCTAAATCTGCGGTCACAGAAGAAATTAGATGTTTGA
- a CDS encoding anti-sigma regulatory factor: protein MNTELHVPSDLRFLTIVENWLLSSLEVELGEHVDWPRQSNRLRLVLAEAYSNVIRHAHKDQPNLPVLIRLNLKNRDIGLEIWDYGKGYEMDTYNPPRPEAKQESGYGWLIMSRLMDRVDYTLQIDGRNCLKLEASLPEKS from the coding sequence ATGAATACTGAGCTTCATGTGCCAAGCGACTTGCGATTTTTAACAATTGTTGAAAATTGGTTGCTGAGCAGTTTAGAAGTAGAGCTAGGAGAGCACGTCGATTGGCCACGTCAGTCGAATCGTTTGCGCTTGGTGTTAGCAGAAGCCTATTCTAACGTGATCCGCCATGCTCACAAAGATCAACCCAATTTGCCCGTGTTAATTCGCTTGAATTTAAAAAATAGGGATATTGGTTTAGAAATTTGGGATTACGGTAAAGGTTACGAAATGGATACTTACAATCCCCCGAGACCGGAAGCTAAACAGGAAAGCGGCTACGGCTGGCTGATTATGAGCAGACTTATGGATCGGGTGGACTACACTTTGCAAATAGACGGTCGCAACTGTCTAAAGTTGGAAGCGAGTTTGCCGGAAAAATCTTAA